A single window of Dermacentor albipictus isolate Rhodes 1998 colony chromosome 1, USDA_Dalb.pri_finalv2, whole genome shotgun sequence DNA harbors:
- the LOC135905651 gene encoding LIM domain only protein 3-like, with protein MWGGQPSGPGAAGRWDAAGGGAVVEALKAAAAAGGPAGPPPPPPPPQQQGVAGGQGGQGGPGQACGGGGPPCGGGGGGPPCGGGGPQGPPGDVGQQHPLYQQQQSAYEDAQGRCCAGCGAKILDRYLLHALDRYWHNGCLKCSCCQATLADIGASCFAKAGMILCRNDYIRLFGTSGACSGCGQMIPANDYVMRAAQNVYHVKCFACVKCHSQLVPGDRYNLVNGNVLCEQDCLKMLKGSPATVRKGKVRAAIKV; from the exons atGTGGGGCGGCCAGCCTAGCGGCCCCGGCGCGGCCGGCCGCTGGGACGCCGCAGGCGGCGGCGCCGTGGTCGAGGCGCTCaaggcggccgccgccgccggagGCCCCGCAGGACCCCCTCCGCCGCCCCCGCCACCGCAGCAACAAGGG GTGGCGGGCGGCCAGGGCGGCCAGGGTGGGCCGGGCCAGGCGTGCGGCGGCGGCGGGCCCCCTTGCGGCGGTGGCGGGGGCGGCCCCCCGTGCGGCGGCGGCGGGCCCCAGGGTCCGCCGGGAGACGTGGGCCAGCAGCACCCGCTCTACCAGCAGCAGCAGAGCGCCTACGAGGACGCCCAGGGCCGCTGCTGCGCCGGGTGCGGGGCCAAGATCCTCGACCGGTACCTGCTGCACGCGCTGGACCGCTACTGGCACAACGGCTGCCTCAAGTGCTCCTGCTGCCAGGCCACGTTGGCCGACATCGGCGCCTCCTGCTTCGCGAAGGCCGGCATGATCCTCTGCCGAAACGACTACATCAG GTTGTTCGGCACGTCGGGTGCCTGCTCGGGCTGTGGCCAGATGATCCCGGCCAACGACTACGTGATGCGGGCCGCGCAGAACGTCTACCACGTCAAGTGCTTCGCCTGCGTCAAGTGCCACAGCCAGCTGGTGCCTGGTGACCGGTACAACCTCGTCAACGGGAACGTGCTCTGTGAGCAGGACTGCCTCAAGATGCTCAAGGGCTCCCCGGCCACAGTGCGCAAGGGCAAGGTGCGCGCCGCCATCAAGGTCTGA